CTCGTATCCACATACCCCGGACCAGCGTTCGCTATGCGCGAATGGTGCGCCGACACGACGACCAGACTCGCGTCCTATAGCCACCACGAAGCAGCGGCGTCTAGATGGCGACGGAGGCGGTAGCGGGCTAGGCTGTCGTCACCGGCGCTGATCGCCTCGACGATCTTCTGGTGCGCCCGCTCAACGGCGATAACGTCGCTCCAGGTGGGCAGTGCCTGGCCGGTGCTGGACCAGTGCCGTCGGAACAACTCGACGATGATCCGAAGGAACAGGTCCAGCGGCGCGTTGCCGGCCAGCTGTGCCAGCCCCACATGGAACCGGAACTCCTCAAGGGATGCCGTGCGCACATCGCCGGCAGATTCTCGAGGGTTTTCGCCGAACGCGAGGTCCGTCGGACGACCATGGGTGTCAAGAAAGGCCGCCACGTCGGACTCGGTGCGCCGGTTGCCAACCTTGGCAACGACTTTGGTGACGCTGTCGATCTCGATGGCATCCCGCACGCAGCGTAGGTCTTCGCGCCCCGGCCTGCGGTACTGCAGGTAGAGCGCGATGGTGTCAATGCTGGCCTGCGCCTGAGGCTTTGTCACGATCAGCCCGCCGCCAGGCCCCCGGCGCATCTGCGCGATCGAGTGATATTCGAGCAGCCGCACCGCTTCCCGCAACACCGCACGGCTCACCCGGTAGCGTTCCAGCAACGCCGCTTCGGTGCCGAAGACCGAACCGATTCGCCATCCGCAGGCGGCGATATCGTCGCCGATGGTGGCGGCCAACACCTCGGCGAGCTTGCCTCGGGGAGCCTCGTTATTGAGCCGCGATACACCCCGCGACTCACGTGCCCGCCGCGGGCTGGCCGTCTTGTCGCCGGGGCGATGGCGCCGCAGCCGGGCGGTCACCGCTTCCACATGCCGCTCGCTGAGAGTCTTGGCCCGTGCCGCATCACCGGCGGTGACGGCGGCGACGATGTGGGAGTGGTCGTTGCGCATCCGGTCCGCCTCGACAGCCTCGGTCGCCGAGTCTGTCCGCGACTGCAGGGCATAACGCCTGGTGAGGCTCGTCAGCACTTCGATAAACAGTTGTAGGACAGGATTTTTCGAGCGCTTGGCCAGCGCGATGTGGAACTCGTCGGCCGACGCCTGCTTCCGGCGTTCCTCCGCAAGCAACACCGCTCGCAGCGCCTCGATGCCCGCCTCGTCGATCCGTTCGGCGGCAAGCGAGGCCGCCAGGGGCTCGAGCACCAGGCGCGCGTCGAGCAGTTCTTCGATGGTAGTGCCGACGTATTCGAGGTAGATGACGACGGCGCGGGTCGCGGGGCCGGCATCGGGTTCGCAGATGAGCAGCCCCCCGTTCGGCCCGCGACGCATCCTGGCGACCTGATGGTGCTCGACAAGGCGAACGGCTTCCCGCAGCACCGATCGGCTCACGCCATAGCGTTCTTGCAGCGCGTGCTCCGAGCCCAGTGATTCCCCAACGTTCCAGCCGCGCCGCACGATATCGGCCTCAATGCGACGGGCGACCTGCGATGCTCGTTTGTCCGTCCGCGCGATGTCCGCGTCGA
This is a stretch of genomic DNA from Mycobacterium lacus. It encodes these proteins:
- a CDS encoding FadR/GntR family transcriptional regulator encodes the protein MSFDADIARTDKRASQVARRIEADIVRRGWNVGESLGSEHALQERYGVSRSVLREAVRLVEHHQVARMRRGPNGGLLICEPDAGPATRAVVIYLEYVGTTIEELLDARLVLEPLAASLAAERIDEAGIEALRAVLLAEERRKQASADEFHIALAKRSKNPVLQLFIEVLTSLTRRYALQSRTDSATEAVEADRMRNDHSHIVAAVTAGDAARAKTLSERHVEAVTARLRRHRPGDKTASPRRARESRGVSRLNNEAPRGKLAEVLAATIGDDIAACGWRIGSVFGTEAALLERYRVSRAVLREAVRLLEYHSIAQMRRGPGGGLIVTKPQAQASIDTIALYLQYRRPGREDLRCVRDAIEIDSVTKVVAKVGNRRTESDVAAFLDTHGRPTDLAFGENPRESAGDVRTASLEEFRFHVGLAQLAGNAPLDLFLRIIVELFRRHWSSTGQALPTWSDVIAVERAHQKIVEAISAGDDSLARYRLRRHLDAAASWWL